From the Acidobacteriota bacterium genome, one window contains:
- the lon gene encoding endopeptidase La — MEEYHDSTPEDVALYPMVPIRDVVVFPHTVVRFKIGRPPSVNAMVQALKGDRIIFLATQHDATIEEPSMEQVFKIGTLARISHHLQLADGNIKVQFEGLERAKSVRFEEHPDGYWVATVRRSPAMVDRSPRVNALMSKLTSLVDQYARQNPENPENLHADLQIEDPSRLADAIANHLKISVEEKQSVLELFSLSDRLNRLIEILDIELEKIQVDRSVQNRVKKQMERAQKEYYLNEKIKAINKELGRKDEKAELEELKKKIDSAGMSTDAYNKAMTELRRLEQMPPMSAESAVSRNYLEWLLAVPWKERSEEVTDLKFAEEILESDHYGLEKVKERILEFLAVRQLIENPKGSILCFVGPPGVGKTSLGRSIARATGRKFVRLSLGGVRDEAEIRGHRRTYIGALPGQIIQMMKKAGTVNPLILLDEIDKLGMDFRGDPSSALLEVLDPEQNNSFQDHYLDVEYDLSKVMFIGTANVLHTIPAALQDRLEIIRLSGYTEREKIEIAKRYLVPKQREATGLKSDMIDFSEGAITTVIENYTREAGVRSLERELSSVCRKVARKVVVTPEKAAFHETVTSEAILNYLGPIRFRSQMIEEESEVGLATGLAWTEVGGEVLHIETTLMPGRGQLTLTGKLGEVMQESARAAISYVRSRANQLGISPNFYKRYDLHIHIPEGAIPKDGPSAGITMATSIVSILTDTPIRKDVAMTGEITLRGKVLPIGGLKEKLLAAHRIGIRTVIIPRENQKDLVEVPKEILELLTIHLVDHVDQVLRLALKPGKTKNETAEVSPLWNPSVTESNQISPPPVE, encoded by the coding sequence ATGGAAGAATATCATGACAGTACGCCGGAAGATGTGGCCCTGTACCCCATGGTGCCAATTCGGGATGTGGTGGTTTTCCCGCATACAGTCGTCCGGTTCAAGATTGGTCGGCCACCCTCAGTCAACGCCATGGTGCAGGCCCTGAAAGGGGATCGCATTATCTTTCTCGCCACTCAACACGATGCGACCATCGAAGAACCTAGCATGGAGCAGGTCTTCAAGATCGGAACACTGGCTCGTATTTCACATCACCTCCAACTGGCCGATGGCAACATCAAGGTCCAGTTCGAAGGGCTTGAACGGGCCAAGTCAGTCCGCTTTGAAGAGCATCCGGATGGCTATTGGGTGGCAACCGTCAGACGCTCACCGGCAATGGTTGACCGGAGCCCGCGAGTCAACGCCCTGATGAGCAAGCTCACCTCCCTGGTTGATCAGTATGCCCGCCAAAATCCGGAAAATCCGGAAAACCTGCACGCGGATCTTCAGATCGAGGATCCGTCACGCCTGGCTGATGCCATTGCCAATCACCTCAAGATCAGTGTCGAGGAAAAACAAAGCGTCCTGGAACTGTTTTCGCTCTCGGACCGACTCAACCGGTTGATTGAAATCCTGGACATCGAACTGGAAAAAATTCAGGTTGATCGTTCGGTTCAAAATCGAGTGAAAAAGCAGATGGAGCGGGCCCAGAAAGAGTATTACCTGAACGAAAAGATCAAGGCCATCAACAAGGAACTCGGGCGCAAGGACGAAAAAGCCGAACTCGAAGAACTCAAAAAGAAAATTGACTCGGCTGGCATGAGCACTGACGCCTACAACAAAGCCATGACGGAACTGCGCCGTCTTGAGCAAATGCCCCCAATGTCGGCTGAATCCGCCGTGTCGCGCAACTACCTGGAATGGCTGCTGGCCGTGCCCTGGAAAGAGCGTTCGGAAGAAGTGACCGACCTGAAATTTGCCGAAGAAATACTCGAAAGCGACCATTATGGGTTGGAAAAGGTCAAGGAACGCATTCTTGAATTCCTGGCCGTCCGCCAGTTGATTGAAAATCCTAAAGGTTCCATTTTGTGCTTCGTTGGCCCTCCAGGCGTTGGAAAGACCAGTCTGGGTCGCTCAATTGCCCGTGCCACTGGCCGCAAGTTTGTGCGCCTGTCGCTGGGCGGCGTGCGTGACGAAGCCGAAATCCGCGGCCACCGTCGAACCTATATCGGCGCTCTGCCCGGCCAAATCATTCAGATGATGAAGAAAGCCGGCACCGTCAACCCGTTGATTTTGCTTGATGAAATCGACAAGCTCGGCATGGATTTCCGTGGCGACCCGTCATCAGCCCTCCTTGAAGTCCTTGACCCAGAACAAAATAACTCGTTCCAGGATCACTACCTCGATGTCGAATATGATCTGTCCAAGGTGATGTTTATCGGCACGGCCAACGTCCTGCACACCATTCCTGCCGCCTTGCAGGATCGCCTGGAAATCATTCGACTCTCAGGGTATACCGAACGCGAAAAAATTGAGATTGCCAAACGCTATCTGGTGCCCAAACAACGGGAAGCCACCGGGTTGAAGTCGGATATGATTGACTTCAGCGAAGGCGCCATCACCACCGTCATCGAGAACTACACTCGTGAAGCGGGGGTGCGAAGCCTGGAGCGTGAGTTATCTTCAGTCTGCCGCAAGGTCGCCCGAAAAGTTGTGGTGACGCCGGAAAAAGCAGCCTTTCACGAAACAGTCACCTCTGAAGCCATCCTCAACTATCTAGGTCCGATCCGATTCCGATCCCAAATGATTGAAGAAGAAAGTGAAGTTGGGCTGGCAACCGGTTTGGCCTGGACTGAAGTCGGTGGTGAAGTGCTGCATATTGAAACCACCCTGATGCCGGGCCGGGGACAACTCACACTGACTGGAAAATTGGGCGAAGTGATGCAGGAATCAGCCCGAGCCGCCATCAGTTATGTTCGCTCGCGGGCCAATCAGCTTGGCATCTCCCCCAATTTTTACAAACGTTATGACCTGCACATCCACATTCCGGAGGGCGCCATTCCAAAAGATGGACCATCCGCCGGAATCACAATGGCAACGTCAATTGTGTCAATTTTGACCGATACCCCCATCCGCAAGGATGTGGCGATGACCGGTGAAATCACCCTGCGTGGCAAGGTGCTCCCCATCGGTGGCTTGAAAGAAAAACTGCTGGCCGCCCACCGGATTGGCATTCGAACGGTGATCATCCCACGTGAAAATCAGAAAGACCTGGTTGAGGTGCCCAAGGAAATCCTGGAACTGCTGACCATTCATCTGGTTGACCACGTTGATCAGGTCCTGCGACTGGCCTTAAAACCAGGTAAGACCAAAAATGAAACCGCCGAAGTGTCACCCTTGTGGAATCCCAGTGTGACGGAAAGCAATCAAATTTCACCCCCGCCGGTTGAATAA
- a CDS encoding YihA family ribosome biogenesis GTP-binding protein — translation MKPVVAQFVCSAVSPHQYPTDRLPEIAFLGRSNVGKSSLINSLLRVKGLARTSSTPGRTQLINFFRINNALYFVDLPGYGYARVPTEIRQQWAPMIEKYLIDRAPLALGIVIVDSRLKPMDLDRQMVEWLDAQHVPLCVVATKADKLSNNQMATQLKVLRETFGQSVIPYSALTRKGADEVWRMIRQAGEPKPPAVITATS, via the coding sequence ATGAAACCAGTTGTTGCGCAGTTTGTGTGTAGCGCCGTTTCTCCGCACCAATACCCTACAGACAGACTTCCTGAAATTGCATTTCTTGGACGCTCAAACGTTGGCAAATCAAGCCTGATCAATTCCCTGCTTCGGGTCAAAGGACTGGCTCGCACCAGCAGCACCCCAGGCCGAACACAGCTCATCAACTTCTTTCGCATTAACAACGCATTGTATTTTGTCGATCTGCCTGGGTACGGATATGCCCGTGTTCCCACCGAAATTCGGCAACAATGGGCACCGATGATTGAAAAATATCTCATTGACCGGGCCCCACTGGCGCTGGGAATTGTGATTGTTGACAGTCGGTTGAAACCAATGGATCTGGATCGGCAAATGGTTGAATGGTTGGATGCCCAACACGTTCCACTGTGCGTGGTGGCAACCAAAGCGGATAAGCTCTCAAACAACCAGATGGCGACTCAGTTAAAAGTACTCCGAGAGACATTTGGCCAATCCGTCATCCCATACTCTGCTTTAACCCGAAAGGGCGCCGATGAAGTTTGGCGGATGATTCGACAGGCGGGCGAACCAAAACCACCCGCAGTCATCACCGCCACCAGTTAA
- the rho gene encoding transcription termination factor Rho, with the protein MDIATLKEMNISQLTKIAQEYDIPGATGMRKQELIFKILQAQTEKSGLIFSEGVLECLPDGFGFLRAPDYNYLPGPDDIYVSPSQIRKFDLRTGDTISGQIRPPKEGERYFALIKVEAINFEPPEVRREKIFFDNLTPLYPHQRLVMETSPDNLSARVLDLITPIGRGQRGLIVAPPRTGKTMLLQTIANSITRNHPEVMLIVLLIDERPEEVTDMQRSVQGEVISSTFDEPATRHVQVADMVIEKAKRLVEHGRDVVILLDSITRLARAHNATVPPSGKILSGGVDSNALQRPKRFFGAARNLEEGGSLTIIATALIDTGSRMDDVIFEEFKGTGNMEIHLDRKLVEKRIFPAIDINKSATRKEELLIPKEDLNRIFVMRRVLSPLSSVESMELITERLERTKSNTEFLASMNT; encoded by the coding sequence ATGGATATCGCAACGCTCAAGGAGATGAACATCTCCCAGTTGACCAAAATTGCCCAGGAGTATGACATTCCCGGCGCCACCGGGATGCGCAAGCAAGAGCTGATTTTTAAGATTTTGCAGGCGCAGACTGAAAAATCCGGATTGATCTTTTCAGAAGGTGTGCTGGAATGCTTGCCGGACGGATTTGGCTTTCTCCGTGCCCCGGATTACAACTACCTGCCGGGGCCGGATGATATTTATGTCTCACCCTCGCAAATCCGGAAATTTGATTTGCGGACCGGAGACACCATTTCTGGACAAATCCGCCCCCCAAAAGAAGGCGAACGCTATTTTGCGCTGATCAAGGTTGAGGCAATTAACTTTGAACCACCAGAAGTCAGGCGCGAAAAGATCTTTTTCGACAACCTGACTCCACTCTATCCCCACCAGCGACTGGTGATGGAAACCAGCCCCGATAACCTGTCGGCTCGGGTGCTGGATTTGATCACCCCGATTGGCCGTGGGCAGCGTGGACTCATCGTGGCACCACCTCGAACCGGGAAGACGATGTTGCTCCAAACCATTGCCAATTCGATCACTCGAAATCACCCAGAAGTTATGCTGATTGTGTTGTTGATTGACGAGCGTCCCGAAGAAGTGACGGACATGCAGCGCAGCGTCCAGGGAGAGGTCATCAGTTCAACCTTTGATGAACCGGCAACCCGTCACGTTCAGGTGGCGGATATGGTGATTGAAAAGGCCAAACGCCTGGTCGAACACGGTCGCGATGTGGTGATTTTGCTTGATTCCATTACCCGCCTGGCCCGCGCCCATAATGCCACCGTCCCACCATCAGGAAAAATCCTCTCCGGCGGCGTTGACTCAAACGCCCTGCAACGGCCCAAACGGTTTTTTGGTGCCGCCCGAAACCTCGAAGAAGGTGGCAGCCTGACCATTATTGCCACGGCCCTGATTGACACTGGATCCCGAATGGACGACGTCATCTTTGAAGAATTCAAAGGGACGGGCAATATGGAAATCCACTTGGATCGCAAACTGGTTGAAAAACGCATCTTCCCGGCGATTGACATCAACAAGTCGGCAACCCGTAAGGAAGAACTGCTGATTCCGAAGGAAGATCTGAACCGAATCTTTGTGATGCGTCGGGTGCTCAGCCCGCTTTCAAGTGTCGAATCAATGGAACTGATCACCGAACGACTTGAACGGACGAAGAGCAACACTGAATTTCTGGCTTCAATGAATACCTAA
- the glgA gene encoding glycogen synthase GlgA yields the protein MHILLAVSEVAPYAKTGGLADVASALPKALAALGEQVTVVMPRYGFIHTGEEVWYNLPVPFAHTIKHIRLFRESLGKATIYWIDTPEYFSRGKAIYGESDDPERFAFFCRAVLEVARWLGTPPDIIHCNDWMTGLIPVYLRTVYATDPYFAGTATLLSIHNLAFQGLFSPSQLPRFGLSMELNTTDGGLEFRGTASMLKGGLVATDAISTVSKKYAQEIQTSEYGFKMEGLLHARRHDLIGILNGVDYDVWNPATDKNIAANYSMGDLSGKRMCKADLLSHFHLPHELDRPLIAVVSRISDQKGFDLIRDVSGRMLQAGAFFVLLGSGDSQYENFFQRLRDFAPHRVGVYFGFNNELAHRIEAGADIFLMPSWFEPCGLNQIYSLKYGTIPIVRATGGLDDTIQDFDRITRTGNGFKFRAYRADRLIEKIYEALLLYNDQDLWKSIMLNGMKANHSWEVAAHEYLDVYRILKHTIRERM from the coding sequence ATGCACATTTTACTTGCGGTTTCTGAAGTTGCTCCCTATGCAAAAACTGGTGGACTGGCTGATGTTGCCTCAGCATTGCCCAAAGCGCTGGCCGCTCTGGGTGAACAGGTCACGGTGGTCATGCCTCGCTATGGATTCATCCATACCGGCGAAGAAGTCTGGTATAACCTGCCGGTGCCATTTGCCCACACCATCAAACACATCCGCCTTTTTCGGGAAAGCCTTGGCAAAGCCACCATTTACTGGATTGATACCCCAGAGTATTTCTCACGCGGAAAAGCCATTTATGGTGAATCGGATGATCCGGAACGATTTGCTTTCTTCTGTCGCGCCGTTCTTGAGGTTGCCCGCTGGCTTGGAACCCCGCCTGATATCATTCATTGCAATGACTGGATGACGGGCCTGATCCCGGTGTATTTGCGGACGGTATATGCCACGGATCCATACTTTGCCGGGACGGCCACACTGCTCAGCATCCACAACCTCGCGTTTCAGGGACTGTTTAGCCCATCACAGTTACCCAGGTTTGGTCTGTCAATGGAACTCAACACCACGGATGGCGGCCTTGAATTCCGGGGCACGGCCAGCATGCTGAAAGGTGGGCTGGTGGCAACTGACGCCATCTCAACCGTGAGCAAGAAATATGCCCAGGAAATCCAGACCTCTGAATACGGCTTTAAAATGGAAGGACTGCTCCATGCCCGCCGCCATGACCTGATTGGCATTCTCAATGGCGTGGATTATGACGTCTGGAACCCAGCCACCGACAAAAACATCGCCGCCAATTACTCGATGGGAGACCTGTCAGGCAAACGGATGTGCAAAGCTGATCTGTTAAGCCACTTTCACCTGCCCCACGAACTGGATCGCCCATTGATTGCGGTGGTATCGCGCATTAGTGATCAGAAAGGGTTTGATTTAATCCGGGATGTTTCTGGTCGAATGCTGCAGGCTGGGGCCTTCTTTGTACTGCTGGGGTCGGGGGATTCCCAATATGAGAACTTCTTCCAACGCCTGCGGGACTTTGCTCCACACCGCGTTGGGGTCTATTTTGGCTTCAACAATGAGCTGGCGCATCGGATCGAAGCGGGCGCGGATATCTTTTTGATGCCGTCCTGGTTTGAACCCTGTGGCCTCAACCAGATTTATAGTCTTAAATATGGCACCATCCCGATTGTGCGTGCAACTGGCGGGCTTGATGACACCATTCAGGATTTTGACCGAATAACCCGGACTGGAAACGGGTTTAAATTCCGTGCGTACCGGGCAGATCGGCTGATTGAAAAAATTTACGAAGCCTTGCTGCTCTATAACGATCAGGATCTCTGGAAGTCAATTATGCTCAATGGGATGAAAGCCAATCACTCCTGGGAAGTGGCGGCTCATGAGTATTTGGATGTCTATCGGATCTTGAAACACACGATTCGTGAACGCATGTAA
- the trxA gene encoding thioredoxin, with translation MSGSIVELTDGTFKNEVLASDIPVLVDFWAPWCAPCRMLSPTIEALADDYQGRAVVGKMNVDENNITPGNYKVQGIPTLILFKAGVEQERLVGATSKDNIARMINKHLDVPSSKLG, from the coding sequence ATGAGTGGTAGCATTGTAGAACTTACTGACGGCACCTTTAAAAATGAAGTGTTAGCCTCAGATATTCCGGTGTTGGTGGACTTCTGGGCGCCGTGGTGTGCGCCTTGTCGGATGCTGTCCCCAACTATCGAAGCTCTCGCGGATGATTATCAAGGCCGCGCCGTCGTCGGAAAAATGAATGTTGATGAAAACAACATCACACCAGGAAATTATAAAGTTCAAGGGATTCCAACCCTGATTCTTTTCAAAGCTGGTGTTGAACAGGAACGACTGGTCGGAGCGACATCAAAAGATAATATTGCCCGTATGATTAACAAGCACCTGGATGTCCCCTCAAGTAAGTTGGGATAA
- a CDS encoding AAA family ATPase — protein MTQDFSSYDEKGSASSLDARSGLNPVQVLIEQLNRVGAELNRPGCSRARLNRVLGQSTQTLLAIPEFASCRSGQVKRNLLWGALETLTDQTPTRNSGSQTTAATYEEIESKIKQFFPGRQLRGTKRLTDMEPGTRNPEPGTPSLWVVSGIPGSGKSTWISTFTATATSPIVIVSTDDLRAELLGDATDQGANLKIFKTAHSRVRRALRAGISVIFDATNLLKKHRSQVWRIGRTCGARSIAVVLATPFSEALRRNQTRSRQVPEAVIARFFLQWQRPTLSEADERWVVET, from the coding sequence ATGACGCAAGATTTTTCTAGTTATGATGAAAAAGGAAGTGCGTCCAGCCTGGATGCCCGTTCCGGTTTAAATCCGGTACAAGTCCTTATCGAGCAACTCAATCGGGTTGGAGCCGAATTGAACCGGCCAGGCTGTTCACGAGCACGGCTCAATCGGGTTTTAGGGCAATCAACTCAAACATTGCTAGCGATACCTGAATTTGCTTCCTGTCGAAGTGGACAGGTGAAGCGCAATTTACTCTGGGGCGCCCTTGAAACACTAACTGACCAGACTCCAACCAGAAATTCTGGATCCCAAACGACTGCAGCTACTTATGAGGAAATTGAATCCAAAATCAAGCAGTTTTTTCCAGGTCGGCAATTGAGGGGTACAAAGAGGTTAACGGATATGGAACCCGGAACCCGGAACCCGGAACCCGGAACCCCATCGTTGTGGGTTGTCTCCGGAATTCCAGGCAGCGGCAAAAGCACCTGGATCTCAACCTTTACCGCAACAGCCACTTCACCGATTGTGATTGTTTCAACTGATGATTTGCGGGCGGAACTCCTCGGAGATGCCACTGACCAGGGTGCTAATCTCAAAATCTTCAAGACCGCCCACTCACGAGTTCGGAGGGCGCTTCGTGCCGGGATATCAGTCATCTTTGACGCGACCAACCTTTTGAAAAAGCACCGGTCACAAGTCTGGCGAATTGGGCGTACCTGTGGCGCCAGGTCAATTGCCGTGGTTTTGGCTACGCCATTCTCTGAAGCGCTTCGCCGCAACCAGACCCGAAGTCGTCAGGTTCCCGAAGCGGTCATCGCACGATTTTTCCTTCAGTGGCAACGTCCCACTCTCTCTGAAGCCGATGAGCGATGGGTGGTTGAAACCTAG
- a CDS encoding divalent-cation tolerance protein CutA: MELHELRLVFITIDSVEAGRILAEHLVSNHLAACVNIIPAIESIYFWEGSLHRDPEVLLIAKTTAQVFPQLEVAVRANHPYTTPEILAFPVSQVFQGYADWVITSVTPQSGDTSKLSATDPSGQ; encoded by the coding sequence ATGGAACTTCACGAATTACGACTTGTTTTTATCACCATTGATTCAGTTGAAGCAGGACGCATACTGGCAGAACACCTTGTTTCCAATCATCTTGCCGCCTGTGTCAATATCATTCCCGCCATTGAATCAATTTATTTTTGGGAAGGATCGCTCCACCGGGACCCCGAGGTTCTGCTCATCGCCAAAACCACGGCTCAGGTGTTTCCACAACTTGAAGTCGCGGTCCGCGCAAACCATCCTTACACCACGCCAGAAATTCTGGCTTTTCCGGTAAGTCAGGTATTTCAAGGTTATGCCGATTGGGTGATTACATCGGTCACACCTCAGTCTGGGGACACCTCCAAATTGAGCGCAACTGACCCATCTGGGCAATAA
- a CDS encoding DUF4388 domain-containing protein — protein MQPNRPDAEGVILDAELLLKYRMFDRALTTLEGALADLPRSIPLREKLCEICVDQGLKEKAIEHLLALSSLYLEGGKLDRANYVLMQAKRLNPQLSITARLNAIKEAENPRPRQMMPQHPQPGLVMPGYAAPIPMAGMYGRPSVKVISGDLSSVSLFDVVQVIENSRITGILGLHSPQVVGRIYFNSGQIADADTGNLRGIDAFRKFVDVNEGMFEVEKSAVEFKQNINAMSNTNLILDVLRELDEERSGMTGAHDEGHVH, from the coding sequence ATGCAACCCAATCGCCCAGATGCCGAAGGAGTCATTCTTGATGCTGAACTCCTTCTGAAATACCGAATGTTTGATCGTGCCCTGACAACGCTTGAGGGTGCATTGGCCGATTTGCCTCGGAGTATCCCTTTACGCGAAAAACTCTGTGAAATCTGTGTGGACCAGGGGCTGAAAGAAAAGGCGATTGAGCACTTGCTGGCGCTTTCTTCCCTCTATTTGGAAGGCGGAAAACTGGATCGAGCGAATTATGTTCTGATGCAGGCCAAACGGCTCAACCCGCAACTGTCTATTACCGCCCGACTCAACGCCATTAAGGAAGCTGAAAATCCCCGTCCTCGTCAAATGATGCCTCAACACCCCCAACCCGGACTGGTGATGCCTGGATACGCCGCTCCCATTCCCATGGCTGGGATGTATGGCCGGCCAAGCGTGAAGGTTATTTCTGGCGACCTGAGCAGCGTCAGCCTTTTTGATGTGGTTCAAGTGATTGAAAACAGCCGAATTACAGGTATCCTTGGACTTCACTCACCTCAGGTGGTGGGACGCATTTACTTCAATAGCGGTCAAATTGCCGATGCAGATACCGGAAACCTGCGTGGAATTGACGCCTTCCGAAAATTTGTTGACGTCAACGAAGGAATGTTTGAAGTCGAAAAGTCCGCCGTCGAGTTTAAGCAAAACATCAATGCCATGAGCAACACCAACTTGATTCTGGATGTCTTGCGCGAACTCGATGAAGAGCGCTCTGGAATGACCGGCGCCCACGACGAAGGCCATGTTCACTAA
- a CDS encoding MerR family transcriptional regulator, translated as MTQPKVQINKQIPDKLFFKIGEVCELVEVEPHVLRYWEQEFPQLTPQKNQAGQRVYRRRDVEIAMRIKALREEEGFTIAGAKKRLAQEMRSGSKLKVVPMERPTEVARPAPPVEPPPPVTIEMAGPVAEIASEPPLPTPPAELETLTIVGSEFEETPPGQFSVEQKAALRKIRTELEALLTLLR; from the coding sequence ATGACGCAACCCAAAGTGCAAATCAATAAGCAGATTCCGGACAAACTGTTTTTCAAAATCGGCGAAGTGTGCGAGTTGGTTGAGGTTGAACCACACGTGCTCCGCTATTGGGAACAGGAGTTTCCGCAACTCACACCACAAAAAAATCAGGCCGGACAACGGGTCTATCGGCGGCGTGATGTCGAAATCGCCATGCGAATCAAGGCATTGCGCGAAGAAGAAGGCTTTACCATCGCCGGCGCGAAAAAACGGCTGGCGCAGGAAATGCGGTCTGGCTCAAAACTGAAGGTCGTCCCAATGGAGCGCCCAACAGAAGTTGCCCGCCCGGCACCGCCAGTTGAGCCGCCACCGCCAGTGACGATTGAAATGGCGGGACCAGTCGCTGAAATCGCCAGTGAACCTCCCTTGCCCACACCTCCGGCTGAATTGGAAACACTCACGATTGTAGGGTCGGAATTTGAGGAAACACCCCCAGGCCAGTTCTCGGTAGAACAAAAAGCCGCATTACGCAAGATTCGGACCGAACTGGAAGCTTTATTGACATTGCTGAGGTAG
- the surE gene encoding 5'/3'-nucleotidase SurE: protein MTRILVTNDDGIFSEGIVRLAQELEQLGDVMVVAPSSEMSAASHSLTLIRPLRIIEVRPNWYRVDGTPTDCVVLALNQVLKDQPWPDLVVSGINRGANLGDNVTYSGTVAGALEGSIYGLPSIAISQVGREKFNFEKAAKFARQIAQKVLTEGLPKGTLLNVNIPPGDIKGVKITPTGSKIAATAIVEGRDPRGMKYFWIGEDSVSWHEVPGVDFEAIHEGFISITPLRNDLTDHQALAKLRHWGDITPELD from the coding sequence ATGACTCGCATTCTGGTTACCAATGACGATGGGATTTTTTCTGAAGGCATTGTCCGGTTGGCTCAGGAACTGGAACAACTCGGAGACGTCATGGTGGTGGCGCCTTCTTCTGAAATGAGCGCCGCCTCGCATTCGCTGACCTTGATCCGGCCACTCCGGATTATTGAAGTTCGCCCCAACTGGTATCGGGTGGACGGCACTCCCACGGACTGTGTCGTTTTAGCCCTCAATCAAGTTTTGAAAGACCAGCCCTGGCCGGATTTGGTGGTGTCGGGAATCAACCGGGGCGCCAATCTGGGTGACAACGTGACCTATTCTGGCACGGTGGCGGGTGCCCTTGAAGGTTCGATTTACGGCCTCCCCAGCATTGCCATCTCACAGGTTGGGCGTGAGAAATTCAATTTTGAAAAGGCCGCCAAATTTGCCCGCCAGATTGCCCAAAAAGTCCTGACCGAAGGCTTACCCAAAGGCACCCTGCTCAATGTCAACATTCCACCTGGTGACATCAAAGGCGTGAAAATCACCCCAACCGGCAGCAAAATCGCCGCCACCGCGATTGTTGAAGGTCGTGACCCGCGTGGGATGAAATATTTTTGGATTGGGGAAGACAGTGTATCCTGGCACGAAGTGCCTGGCGTTGACTTTGAAGCCATTCACGAGGGCTTTATTTCAATCACGCCGCTTCGCAATGATTTGACCGATCATCAGGCACTGGCCAAACTCAGGCATTGGGGCGACATTACGCCGGAACTTGACTAA
- a CDS encoding 1-acyl-sn-glycerol-3-phosphate acyltransferase encodes MKFITAIRLAVMMVLSAIFFSIPLVIALPLSPKGRRKVMFYPWFGFANSLKLLFGATVQVTGREYIGGEYEQHHLYICNHLSMADIPILVTVYPLPFVAKKEVMKVPIIGWAGWMSGNVSFDRSDPIARKKVVYETLRRIKNVNSIYIFPEGTRSKTGIPKAEPYLSMMAAAWTEKVDVIPMAIHGSKNVLTDLTSDVRIKLDPPMRCADYPTADRFAQACWSRVIEMFYELNADAKAAGSRTAIPAEMVPPTPVTASTRFNEVFESVSQEIHDEPSTTE; translated from the coding sequence ATGAAATTCATTACTGCCATCCGACTCGCGGTTATGATGGTGCTCTCGGCCATCTTCTTTTCGATTCCACTGGTGATTGCCCTGCCTCTTTCGCCTAAAGGGCGGCGCAAAGTCATGTTTTACCCGTGGTTTGGATTTGCCAATTCATTAAAGCTGCTTTTTGGAGCCACGGTTCAGGTTACGGGTCGCGAATATATCGGAGGCGAGTATGAACAACATCACCTCTATATTTGCAACCACCTGAGCATGGCGGATATCCCGATTCTGGTCACGGTGTACCCACTTCCGTTTGTGGCAAAAAAAGAAGTCATGAAGGTGCCGATCATTGGCTGGGCGGGTTGGATGTCGGGAAATGTGTCGTTTGATCGATCAGACCCGATTGCCCGCAAAAAGGTAGTCTATGAAACCCTCCGGCGAATCAAAAATGTAAATTCGATTTATATTTTCCCTGAAGGCACCCGCAGCAAAACCGGAATTCCCAAAGCTGAACCGTACCTCTCGATGATGGCAGCGGCCTGGACGGAGAAGGTTGATGTGATTCCCATGGCCATTCATGGCTCAAAAAATGTGCTCACCGACTTGACCAGTGATGTCCGCATCAAGCTGGATCCCCCCATGCGATGTGCCGACTATCCGACGGCTGATCGGTTTGCCCAGGCGTGCTGGAGTCGGGTGATTGAAATGTTTTATGAACTTAACGCTGACGCCAAAGCGGCTGGCAGCCGAACTGCAATTCCAGCCGAAATGGTACCGCCGACCCCGGTTACAGCCTCAACCCGATTCAACGAAGTCTTTGAATCAGTTTCCCAGGAAATCCATGACGAACCCTCCACAACCGAATGA